Below is a genomic region from [Chlorobium] sp. 445.
GGCTACTATTGGTATCAAGCTCCAATTGAGACACAGGCTCTGCTCATTGAATGCTTTGATGAAATTCTGGACGATCGTGCCTCTGTAGAAGCCATGAAAACTTGGCTACTTAAACACAAACAAACGCATGACTGGCGCACAACAAAAGCTACGGCAGAAGCCTGCTATGCTCTGCTGCTGCGCAGCGCTGATTTGCTTGCCAGCACCCAACTTGCAGAAGTTACTTTAGGTTCGCTCGCGATCAATGCGCAAACACGTCCTGACTTGAAAGTCGAAGCCGGCACGGGATATTTCAAGACCGCTTGGACAAAAGACGCTGTCAAACCTGAATATGGCAAGGTTACGGTCAACAATCCGAATGATGTTGTTGCATGGGGTGCGCTGTATTGGCAATACTTTGAGCAAATGGATAAAATCACTGCAGCAATAGAAACACCACTCAAACTCAAAAAACAACTTTTCATTAAACGCATGACCGACAAAGGCGAGGAGCTTGCACCGATTAGCGAGAAAACACCAATTAAAGTCGGTGATGTTGTCAAAGTTCGACTTGAACTGCGTTTAGATCGGGATATGGAGTTTCTTCACCTCAAAGATATGCGCGCCTCTGGTTTTGAGCCGCTTAGTGTACTTTCGCAATACAAGTATCAGGATGGCTTAGGCTACTACGAATCTACGCGCGATGTTGCCACACACTTTTTTATGGATTATGCGCCAAAAGGTGTGTATGTGTTTGAGTATGCGCTACGCGCTGTGCATCGTGGCAAATTTCAGAATGGCATTGCTACCATTCAATCCATGTATGCCCCAGAATTTAGTAGTCACAGTGAGGGCATTGTAGTCAGTATCAAGTGAGCACCGATTCAGCTGCAGGTTTTGGTTGGCTGACTTTTGCTAACACCTTTTGGAGTTCGCGCTCGACTTTTTCGCCTGCATCCATGGTCTCCAGAGGATCGCGTCGCAGACGATGACGCAGTGCTGGCACCGCTACTGTTTTGATGTCGTCCAGCGTTACAACTCTACGTCCTTCCAAAGCAGCATTAGCTGAGGCAGCACGCGCTACAGTCAGTTCGCCACGATGACCATCAATGCCCAAGTGCATGCAGAGTTCTGCAATCAGTATCAAGAGGTCTTCTGGTAATTCAACTTGTCCTACGAGCGCCTTTGCTTCTACAATGCGTCGCTGTAAGGCGTCTTGCTCTGCCGCCCATTCTGCCAAAAATTCATCAGGGTTTGCATCAAAGGCGCGCCGTCGCCGCACAATCTCGACACGCAAGGCAATGTCAGTAATAGTGCTGATACGCGCATGCAACCCAAAGCGATCCAAGAGCTGCGGGCGCAACTCCCCTTCTTCAGGATTGCCAGAGCCCACTAAGACAAATCGTGCTGGATGCTTAATGCTAATGCCTTCGCGCTCTACGACATTTACCCCACTTGCCGCCACATCCAGCAAGACATCGACCAAATGATCATCGAGCAAATTCACTTCATCAATGTAAAGAAACCCACGATTGGCTTTAGCCAGCAAGCCTGGCTCAAAGCTTTTCTCACCTTTGGTGAGAGCTTGCTCAATATCGATGGTGCCACACACCCGGTCTTCTGTTGCGCCAAGCGGCAAATCGACCACTGGCACAGGAATTTTTTCAGCATGCAGATGCAGCGTTTTCCTTTTGCCGTTTATGGCTTCAGCTTGTAGGACTTCTTCGACGGTGCGGTTGTAGGGATCACCTTCAGCTCGTTCAATCATAGGCAATACATTGGCAAGCGCACGCACAGTCGTGGATTTACCTGTTCCTCGATGTCCCATTACCAGCACGCCTCCAATGCGTGGCTCAATGATGTTGAGCAAAAGACAGCGTTTCATTTCATCTTGTCCCACAATTGCACTGAATGGAAAGACTTTTTCTCGCTTCACTTGCGCCTCCTCCTTACGCTGCGAGTGATGCGCTTTTTCAGATTTTGACGCTTTTTTGTGGGTATCAGTTGAATGTCGATGATGTGCTTTTGACGCTGGCTCAGACATATCGAGGTATGGTTTAAGGTAACTATTTGAGTTAAAATAACAGTTTTTAGCTCAAGAATTTACGGAATTGTCCATGATGCTGAAAACATCTCGTCCTGCCACTCAAATTTTGCGCGTCTATGCCCTTTCGCATCCAGTAAAAGCCAGTCCAGCGCATGCACTTGTGTTTCAATCACAGCAAAATTTTCTGCAGCAATTTCACTTTCTTGCTCGGTTGGATTTCTTTCAATCAAGTAATCTGGCAAGCCTGAAGAGGGTTCTTCGACTTTTGTTCCGGGTGGCAATGTTGTCGCATAACAGCGTCTGCTCATGAGTTTCGTGGCTTTCCAGCGTGCTTCGGCAAGTGGTGTGCTATGGTGTATAGTTGCCGTGCCTAAAAAGCGCAGTTGAATCTTGTGTTCTGGGTGGTAGAATAGCCATGCACAGTTTGGGTTGTGCCGCAAGTCTTCTACTTTGGCGGAGCGAATATCGGTGTGGCAATAGAGCTTGCGCGCTTTGGCATCAACGCTGCGCAGCACCACGGTGCGCGCTTCGGGGAATGTGCCACGGATTGTCGTAAAGACACCAGTGTGCATTGGACTGCGGCGATCTTTTACGCCTTGCTCTAAGAGTACCCACGCTTCACTAAGAATCGCTTCAAGCGTTGGCGTAACTGTAATCTCCTCTACCATTTTGCAGTGTTCTCAAAGCTTGAGTTTTTGCATATGTCCATTTGAGAACATTTTCTCTTTCTCGTTCCGTTTCTTGCTCCGACTTTTCATGCATGAGACCCTCGGGCTTTCGCGCTTCTAAACAGAGCTTCTCGAAAAAGAAAAGCCCTGCGTGACTGCAGAGCTTTTTGTGTGACCCCAACGGGATTCGAACCCGTCCCGCCACCTTGAAAGGGTGGTGACCTAACCACTAGTCGATGGGGCCAATTTTGAAGCACAAAGTAAAGAACTCTTGGATGCGCAATTTTTATTGCGGCATTTTCAACTTTTGGGCGAGCAACGGGCTTCGAACCCGCGACCTTCAGAGCCACAATCTGACGCTCTAACCAGCTGAGCTATGCCCGCCATACAACTTTTGACTAGCCCACTTTCTCGCGTTGTTTACGCCGCATCAGACAGGGGCGCATGCACACAGTCTCAGCGCGAGCGTTGCGTGCCCGACTGGATTCGAACCAGTGACCCACAGCTTAGAAGGCTGTTGCTCTATCCAGCTGAGCTACGGGCACAATGGACAGCAGCTCGGCTGAGTCGGGGCACCGAGACTCGAACTCGGGACCTCCTGCTCCCAAAACAGGCGCGCTACCAGCTGCGCTATACCCCGTTTCCACATCAGGCGCGCTGCCCAGAGCGAGTTGGGCGTCGCGTGTCAAAAAACAAGGTCGCAAATATAGCTTTTATTTCTGGCTTTGCAAAGCACCTTACCAAAATTTTTCCGTCTCGAGTCAGAGCTCAAACAGTGTTTGAGCTACCTGCGTGGTGCGCTCGCCGACTTCTTCGGCTGACACATTCTTAATCATCGCAATCTTCTTAGCCACTTCCACCACATAGGCAGGCTCATTGCGCTTGCCACGATAAGGCGTTGGCGCAAGATAAGGACAATCGGTCTCCGTCAGCATCTCATCGAGCGACAAAGCTGCCACAACTTCTGGCAAATGTGATTTCTTGAAAGTTACAATGCCCGGAATTGAAATCTTAAAGCCTAAGTTTAGGGCGCGTCGCGCTTCATCAATGCCTCCAGAAAAGCAGTGCATCATACCGCGCAGGTTGGACGACTTTTTCTTCTTCGAGTATTTTGAATGTATCTTCCCACGCATCTCGCGTATGAATAATGACAGGCAAATCGCGCCGCTTGGCAATACGCAGCATCTCACGGAAGCAGTGCCGTTGCTTCACCACATCCATATCAGCGTAGTGATAATCTAGTCCAATCTCGCCGATTGCCACAACTTTTTCGTTTTCAGCAAGCGTATCGAGCGCTGCAAAATCATCGTCCGTTACA
It encodes:
- the bchI gene encoding magnesium chelatase ATPase subunit I; amino-acid sequence: MSEPASKAHHRHSTDTHKKASKSEKAHHSQRKEEAQVKREKVFPFSAIVGQDEMKRCLLLNIIEPRIGGVLVMGHRGTGKSTTVRALANVLPMIERAEGDPYNRTVEEVLQAEAINGKRKTLHLHAEKIPVPVVDLPLGATEDRVCGTIDIEQALTKGEKSFEPGLLAKANRGFLYIDEVNLLDDHLVDVLLDVAASGVNVVEREGISIKHPARFVLVGSGNPEEGELRPQLLDRFGLHARISTITDIALRVEIVRRRRAFDANPDEFLAEWAAEQDALQRRIVEAKALVGQVELPEDLLILIAELCMHLGIDGHRGELTVARAASANAALEGRRVVTLDDIKTVAVPALRHRLRRDPLETMDAGEKVERELQKVLAKVSQPKPAAESVLT
- a CDS encoding pyridoxamine-phosphate oxidase, coding for MVEEITVTPTLEAILSEAWVLLEQGVKDRRSPMHTGVFTTIRGTFPEARTVVLRSVDAKARKLYCHTDIRSAKVEDLRHNPNCAWLFYHPEHKIQLRFLGTATIHHSTPLAEARWKATKLMSRRCYATTLPPGTKVEEPSSGLPDYLIERNPTEQESEIAAENFAVIETQVHALDWLLLDAKGHRRAKFEWQDEMFSASWTIP